The window GCTTGGCGTTAGCCAGCACGTAGGCGGTGAGGAGCGGCAGAGCGATGGTGGTGTCCACGTAGCAGACCACCGTGTCCGGCAATTGCGCCGGGTTGACTTTACCCCAGCTGACTGCCTCGCTGGGCGTGGCACCGGAAAGGCCACCCGTATCCGGCCGCGCATCGGTAATCTGAATGAAGTAGTCGTGCCCCTTCTCCGGAATCCCCAACACTTCCTGAATCTGCGGCTCGGTCTGCAGGAGAAAGTTCTTGGGGGCGCCTCCGCCCAGGATGACCACGGCACTCTTGCCACCTTTGCGCTTGGCGTCGTAGACGATGGCCGCCGTCTCGTTAACATCGGCCATCACGTCCAGCAGGCGCGGTCTGCCGCGCAACGAGTGCTCGGCCAAGTTCATGCCGATGGACGAGTCCCCGGGCGAAGGTGTGTAGACGGGCACCCCGTGCCTGTAGGCCGCCACCAGAATGGACTCTGTCTGCACGCCGAGGGCTTCGTTGCGCTTGGCCAGGTACTTGCCCAAAAGGTGATGCAGCTGCGCAGTGGTCATGGGCATATCGAACTCCGGCGCCGCGGTCACCTCGCGGAGATAGCGGTCGGTAGTGAGCAGCACCTCGTAGTCGAACAGCACGTCGTAGATACGGATGACACCGTGCTTGCGCAGCTCAGGGTCCGGCACAAAAGGTGAGCCGGCGTGCAAGGCCAGGTCCAAGGCAAAGTGCGCGTCGTGGTAGAGATTGGCGCCCGTGGAGGTTATCCAGTCCACGAAGCCGTGCTCGATAAGGGGCACGATGCACGACAGCCCGAGCCCGGCAGGGGTCAGCGCACCGGACAGGCTGAGGCCAACCGTCACCTCTTCGCGCAAGACCTTCTCCACCAGCAGGTGCGCCGCCTCCCTGAGGCGGGCGGCGTTGTAGGCTAAGAAGGTCTTGTCCACCAGCTCAGTCACCGAGATGGTGCCGGCGATGGGCGCCGGTTTAATGCGCGGTCCGCGCAGGTAAGGCGACTTGCTCCGTCTTGCCATGCAGCGCTCCTAATCAGGGGAGAAGAACGGCGGCAGCTACCACCGTGGTCCACTTGCCTTCCTTGTCCACGTTGGCCGACTGCGTGATGTTGCGGCTGTGCACGATCTTGCCGCTGATTTTCCAGATCTGCCGCTTGTTGTCCCAGCTTTCGTCTTCGTCGAATTCCACGCCCAAGGTGGAGGCGAGCATGGCGGCGGCCAAGTCTTCGGCATAGTCGCCGGCCTCTTTCTCCGTCTGGCCAAAGGCGTGATGTTCGCTCAAGTAGCCGTACATCGTCTTGTCGGCCGGGATGGCCACGCCCACAGAGGCAGCAATCTGCCGACGGGGCTCGTTGCTACTGGCGCGCGCGATGACGCAGAAGGCGATCTGCCCAGGCTTGAGCAGCGACAGCCCGCGCTCCCGCGAGAGAATCTTGCACCCCGGCGGCAGGATGCTGCTCACCGAGACAATATTCAAGAACTGAATGCCCGCGTGGCGCAAAGCCAACTCGAACGACTGCAGTTCCTCGCGGTGCACACCGACACCCTTGGTCAAAAACATTTTCGTAGGCACAAACATCTTCACATTTCCTCCCGTTGTCAGTCAAGGGGCGCTGGAGATCGAGGCCGCTGCGCGCGAGCCGAACAGGTGCAGGTGGTAAGCCTGCGCACAAGGACTTTGCCGCGATTAGGCGCGCGTACTCAAGCCCGTGGCAAAGTGGGCAAGCAGCGAACAGGTAACCTGACGATTGTGGGGAGGTGACGCGACGCAAGGGATGAAACGAAGGGTGCGGAACCGCCGAGGGGAGCAACGAACGGCGGCGCGAGGAAAGACCACTGCTCCTTCCATGCTCATCTCCTTAGCTGTCC is drawn from candidate division KSB1 bacterium and contains these coding sequences:
- the speY gene encoding deoxyhypusine synthase, encoding MARRSKSPYLRGPRIKPAPIAGTISVTELVDKTFLAYNAARLREAAHLLVEKVLREEVTVGLSLSGALTPAGLGLSCIVPLIEHGFVDWITSTGANLYHDAHFALDLALHAGSPFVPDPELRKHGVIRIYDVLFDYEVLLTTDRYLREVTAAPEFDMPMTTAQLHHLLGKYLAKRNEALGVQTESILVAAYRHGVPVYTPSPGDSSIGMNLAEHSLRGRPRLLDVMADVNETAAIVYDAKRKGGKSAVVILGGGAPKNFLLQTEPQIQEVLGIPEKGHDYFIQITDARPDTGGLSGATPSEAVSWGKVNPAQLPDTVVCYVDTTIALPLLTAYVLANAKPRVHKRLYDRRDQLLQALRQDFQKRQRRKR
- a CDS encoding arginine decarboxylase, pyruvoyl-dependent, translating into MFVPTKMFLTKGVGVHREELQSFELALRHAGIQFLNIVSVSSILPPGCKILSRERGLSLLKPGQIAFCVIARASSNEPRRQIAASVGVAIPADKTMYGYLSEHHAFGQTEKEAGDYAEDLAAAMLASTLGVEFDEDESWDNKRQIWKISGKIVHSRNITQSANVDKEGKWTTVVAAAVLLP